The DNA window GTGCCGCATCGCCGTCGCTTGCCGCCCGTGCCGACGACCTGCAGCAGAGTGACATTCGTTCCGTGACCCGTCGTGTGGAGGAGGTAGACGGCATCAACCTGGGCCAGGGCGTCTGCGACCTGCCGACGCCGGAACCAATCAAGGCCCGGGCGCACCAGGCCATCCGGGACGACGCGTCGATTTATTCCCACTACGCCGGCATCGAGCCCCTCCGGCGTGCCATTCTCGAAAAGGAGCAGGCCCACAACGAGGTCCCCGCCACCTCACCGGAGGACGTGGTGGTGGGCGTGGGGTCGACCGGCGTGTTCGTGTCGGCGGCGTTCACGCTCCTGGAGGACGGCGACGAGGTGGTGCTCTTCGAACCGTTTTACGGGTACCACCGCAACATCTTGGAGCTCACCGGGGCGACGATCCGCTACGTTCCGCTCGGCGGCCCCGACGCAACCTTCGACCGGTCGGCGATGGAGGCGGTCCTCACCGACGACACCAAGGCTGTGGTGGTGAACACGCCGGCCAACCCTAGCGGCAAGGTGTGGACCCGCGAGGAGCTCTCCACCCTCGCCGGCCTGCTCCACGCCCACGACCTCGTGGCGATTACGGACGAGATCTACGAGTACATGCTCTACGACGGGGCGGAGCACGTCTCGCTCGCCAGCCTGCCGGGCGCCTACGAACGCACGATTACCCTCTCGGGCTTCTCCAAGGCGTACAACGTGACGGGGTGGCGCCTGGGCTACGGCGTGGCCCCCGCGCCCATCGCCGAAAAGATCGGCCTGATGAACGACCTGCTCTACATCTGCGCCCCGCGTCCCCTCCAGCACGCGGCCCTCGCCGCCTTCGAGGACCTGGACGACGACTATGTCGCG is part of the Salinibacter ruber DSM 13855 genome and encodes:
- a CDS encoding pyridoxal phosphate-dependent aminotransferase; amino-acid sequence: MDRAASPSLAARADDLQQSDIRSVTRRVEEVDGINLGQGVCDLPTPEPIKARAHQAIRDDASIYSHYAGIEPLRRAILEKEQAHNEVPATSPEDVVVGVGSTGVFVSAAFTLLEDGDEVVLFEPFYGYHRNILELTGATIRYVPLGGPDATFDRSAMEAVLTDDTKAVVVNTPANPSGKVWTREELSTLAGLLHAHDLVAITDEIYEYMLYDGAEHVSLASLPGAYERTITLSGFSKAYNVTGWRLGYGVAPAPIAEKIGLMNDLLYICAPRPLQHAALAAFEDLDDDYVAQLQADYAERRELLCETLEAIGFDVPWPDGAYYVLAHFGDLAGTQAGFADDAAACDTLIEDAHIGSVTGRSFYHDPADGQHELRLCFAKELPVLRRACEQLRAAFGG